Proteins from one Impatiens glandulifera chromosome 2, dImpGla2.1, whole genome shotgun sequence genomic window:
- the LOC124925119 gene encoding zinc-finger homeodomain protein 10-like: MTPTVVNSPDSETETPIGSHPSRSIPITRGVLRRLPSISPRHRSPSLLPRSADEVIYKECQKNHAAAMGGLSLDGCGGYIAPLSADPSNPITLKCIVCDCHRNFHRCEKDDSPAPEYVFLGHHQPAPLRSHGSHLNPNPDSPPPPPNSSSYYHHPPAPHTALSLNSARPTDNRPSEVAVPVQVVSFSAGCSRKRHRTKFSCEKKVKMQELAEKLDWRMQRSEEGLIETFCRDVGVERSVFKIWMHNNKTTLGKRGAAGNGVALGTEITNSLMIEGNNDDITSPHHENVANESSSSSSEH, translated from the coding sequence ATGACCCCCACCGTTGTCAATTCCCCTGATTCTGAAACAGAGACTCCGATCGGGTCCCATCCAAGCAGGTCAATTCCAATCACCAGAGGCGTCCTGAGACGCCTCCCGTCTATCTCTCCCCGTCATCGGTCGCCATCTCTGCTGCCCAGGTCTGCCGACGAAGTCATCTACAAGGAGTGCCAGAAGAACCACGCCGCTGCCATGGGCGGCCTCTCCCTGGACGGCTGCGGTGGTTACATTGCACCCCTCTCTGCTGACCCATCAAACCCCATCACTCTGAAATGCATAGTCTGTGACTGCCACCGTAACTTCCACCGCTGTGAAAAGGATGACTCCCCGGCGCCGGAGTATGTTTTCCTTGGCCACCACCAGCCTGCACCGCTGCGTAGCCACGGCAGTCATCTGAACCCCAACCCCGACTCTCCTCCGCCGCCGCCCAATTCATCCTCCTATTACCACCACCCACCGGCCCCTCACACTGCTCTGTCTCTTAACTCTGCTCGTCCTACTGATAACCGCCCATCTGAAGTTGCGGTGCCCGTGCAGGTTGTTAGTTTCTCCGCCGGTTGCAGCAGGAAGCGGCACAGGACGAAATTCAGCTGTGAGAAGAAAGTGAAGATGCAGGAACTTGCTGAGAAGTTGGACTGGAGGATGCAGAGGAGTGAGGAGGGCCTGATCGAAACTTTCTGTCGTGATGTTGGTGTGGAGAGGAGTGTGTTTAAGATCTGGATGCATAACAATAAGACCACATTGGGGAAGAGAGGTGCAGCTGGAAATGGTGTGGCTTTGGGCACTGAAATCACCAACAGCCTCATGATCGAGGGAAACAATGATGACATTACTAGCCCTCATCATGAAAATGTGGCTAATGAGTCTTCGTCTTCTTCGTCTGAGCATTAA